From one Nitrospiraceae bacterium genomic stretch:
- a CDS encoding helix-turn-helix domain-containing protein produces the protein MLWTVNNLAQKLQIKPSTLYAWAAQGKIPYRKLHRLVWFDPVKIDHWLASFSAPQSVPLQIGTRRTDHADLERLIASVRREVYTPGHGETITPSPTGKE, from the coding sequence ATGTTGTGGACCGTCAACAACCTTGCGCAGAAGCTGCAGATCAAACCCTCGACGCTCTATGCCTGGGCGGCGCAAGGCAAGATTCCCTACCGGAAGCTTCATCGGTTAGTCTGGTTTGATCCGGTTAAGATTGACCATTGGCTAGCCTCCTTCTCTGCACCACAGTCCGTTCCTCTCCAGATCGGAACACGCCGGACGGACCATGCCGATCTGGAGAGACTGATTGCGAGCGTAAGACGTGAGGTCTATACTCCCGGCCACGGGGAAACCATAACACCGAGTCCCACTGGAAAGGAGTGA